The window TCCTCCGCCTCCACAGTGCGGCGGAGAGGGGCACGCTCCGCGTAGACCCTGAGGAACTCCGTAAAGCCCGCCACGGCCCGGGCGGAGGCGGTCTTGATGGGGCCCGCGGAGATGGCGTTCACCCGGATCCCCTGCGGCCCCAGCTCGTAGGCCAGGTACCGCACGATGCACTCCAGGGCCGCCTTCGCGGGGGCCATGACGTTGTAGTTGGGGTACACCCGGGAGCTCGCGGCGAAGGTGAGGGTGAGGATGCTGCCGCCGGAAGGCATCAGCGGCGCCAGGGCCCGGGCGCATGCCACGAGGGAATAGGCACTCACCTCTTGGGCCACCAGATATCCCTCCCGGCTCGTGTCCACGAACCTCCCCCGGAGATCCTCCGTGCGGGCATAGGCGATGCTGTGCACGAGGACGTGGACCTCCCCCGGGTCCTCCCGCAGAGCCTGCTGCAGCCGGGCCAGGTCCTCCTCCCGCGAGACGTCGCAGGGCAGGGCCCTGGCTCCCCCCAGCTCCTCCGCCAGCTTGCGGACCGTCTCCTCCTCCCGTTCCCCGAGATAGGTGAGAAGGCAACGGGCACCCTCCCGGTGGAGGGCACGGGCGATTCCCCAGGCGATGCTCCACCGGTTCGCCACCCCCATCACGAGGGCGTTTTTCCCCGCCAGCAACCCCGGCACGGTCTCCCTCCCTCCGTGGCGTCAGCTGGAAACGCGCTCCACGCGGTAGACGTCAGGCACCTTGCTGATGCGCTGCATCACCGTGGTGAGCTGGCCCACGTTGCGGATGTCCAGCACGAGATCGATGACGCCCACCTTGTCCCGCCGAACCCGGGCATTCACGCTCCGCACGTTCGTCCGGGTGTCCGCCACCGCGCTCAAAACATCCTTCAAGAGGCCCACCCGGTCCAGGGCCTCGATCTGGAGCTCCACGGGATATGTGCCGTCCTCGGACGGCTCCCACTCCACCTCCAACAGCCGTTCGGGCTGCCGGCGGAGGTGCTGGAGGTTGGGACAGTCGCGGCGGTGGATGGTCACTCCCCTTCCCCGGGTGATGTAGCCCACCACCGGGTCCCCCGGCAGGGGCATGCAGCAACGGGCCAGGGTGGTGAG is drawn from Armatimonadota bacterium and contains these coding sequences:
- a CDS encoding enoyl-ACP reductase, yielding MGVANRWSIAWGIARALHREGARCLLTYLGEREEETVRKLAEELGGARALPCDVSREEDLARLQQALREDPGEVHVLVHSIAYARTEDLRGRFVDTSREGYLVAQEVSAYSLVACARALAPLMPSGGSILTLTFAASSRVYPNYNVMAPAKAALECIVRYLAYELGPQGIRVNAISAGPIKTASARAVAGFTEFLRVYAERAPLRRTVEAEDVGDVAVFLASDLSRAMTGQVLFADAGYHVLGI